The region GAGAAAACCAAATAAAAGTGAAGAAGCATTGGAGGATTTTTTGCGGTCAGAGCAGATTAAAAAATCTTTCGTTTGTCCTAATTTAACGCGAGCATTAGTTAAACTTGGATAGAAAATAGGTTATTGATTAGGATTTATCTATGCTTGAAAGTAGAGCAACGGGCTATGAACCGCTGTATCAGCTCAAGAGCGTCGCCCCAAATGTTTGGATTGCTGACGGGGGATGGATCAAATTTTACGGACGGGACTGAACAAAATTTTGTGTAAGGGGAGTAAAATCCAATCAAAAAAAGGAGACCCCAATGGTACGTAAAAAACAAGAACCGAATCGCGTCGATATGTTACTAGATGAGTTGCTAGAAGAGCATAAAACCCCCGAAGAAATTCTGGGAGAGTCAGGACTAGACTACTAAAACAACTGAATAACCAGAAAGAAGAAGAAAAGGGCAATAGTCGGAACGGTTATTCAAGGAAAACAGTTCAATCAAACCAGGGTGAAATGGAAATAGCAATCCCTCGAGACAGGGAGAGTAGCTTTGAGCCAGTGTTAGTGCCCAAACATCAACGGACGAAAAAATTCTGGGGTTGTATGCCAGGGGTATGAGTACTCGGGACATAAGTGCCGAACTGGAGGAATTGTATGAGGCAAAGGTGTCAGCCAGCTTGATTAGCGAAGTGACAGATTCAGTAACGGAGGAAGTTAAAGCCTGGCAATCTCGTCCATTAGAGGAGGTGTATGCCATTGTTTACCTAGATGCACTGTATGTAAACATCAAAGTCTCAGGTCGAGTGAGCAAACGGGCAGTGTATGCAGCGTTGGGTATTAACCGGGAGGGAGACAAACAGCTACTAGGACTATGGATTGGGGAAGCAGAAGCCGAGGGAGCCAAATTTTGGTTACGAATCCTGACAGAGCTCAAGAATCGGGAGCTAAAGGATATTCTAATTGCCTGTTGTGATGGCTTAAGGAGCTTCCCTGAGGCGATTGAGGCAGTTTATCCCCAAACCTAAGTCCAACCAACTATGTATTGTCCATTTGATGCGTAATTGCCTTAACTCTGTCCCCTGGAAAGACCCCAAGGCAGTGGCGACAGATTTGAAGCGGCTCTGGATGCTTTTTCCCAGAAATGGGATAAACTTTACCCCGCTATCACTCAAATCTGGCTACGTCATTGGGAGCATGTCATTCCCATTTTTGACTATCCCATGGAAATTCGACGGGTAATCTATACCACCAATGTTATTGAGTCCATGAACCCTTCTTTACGTAAAGTAATTAAAACCAAAGCCGTTTTTCCCGACGAAGATTCTGTCTTTACGCTATTATCCCTCTTTCATCAATCTAGGCAGAAGAAGAATAGAATGTATTCCATGAATTTAGCAAATACTTTAATCGATCTAGCTTATCAACCTTGTTGTAAAGTTTAGTTAACTCATCCAAAACATGGGCAAATGGAAATACTTTTAACCACTTTTTGATAAGATTTATTGCATTAAATACAGAGATCACTAATCGTAGGTTGTTTAGCCATTTTTTCCACCCTTCTTCTTTATCCCATTTTTCATGCTTTTGATGATACTTTGACGTTGAATTTAGAGTCGGATTAAAATTCTCATCATAAAAACAAATCATACAATATGCACACATCACTAATTCCCACCATTTTTGAATTTGCTCATAATGAGTTACCCTAAAATCTGCCCATCCTAATTCACTTTTGCATTGCTTAAATCCATATTCTATCCATGACCTTACCCCATATATTCTGACAACTTCTTTATATTTAATATCTGGTATTCGAGTCATTACAAACCATCCTGCTTTTTCCTCCTCTTTTTCTGTTTCTGTTTTAATTTCCCAATATCTTATTGCGTTTTTTTTGCCATAAACTATTTCTCTGATATACCTATCTTCCTGTTTTCCATCCCATCTTATATGTTCAAACCTCCTCCACTTATTTGCCCTTACTTTAGCTTCCTTTGGAAGCCAGACCCCATGATTGCTCCGGATTCCCACTGCATATTCTATTTTTAATTCCTCTACGGCACTGATAAAATTGCTATGGCTTTCTCCATATAAGCTATCTGACACTACTCTTTTTATTTTAAAACCACTTTCTTCTAGTTCTTTTATTATCTCTACTGCTAATTCCGGCTTTGTTTTATACTTATCTCCCTCTTTTAATCTTTCTTTTGGTTTAAATACTTTTGATTCTAGAGGAAACGTTACTCCATTGCAGTAACCATAGGCATTTACTGACACTATACCGCTTTCTATTTTTCCTAAATTTCCAATATATTGTCTTTTTACATAATCTGTTGTTTTCCCTTTTTTGGGGTCTCCTGTTTCATCTATTATTACTATTATTTCTCTTCCTTCTAAAACTTCTAAGATAATATTTAATCTTCTTTTTTCTAATTCTTTTAATTCCCAAGGAGAATCTGTCATGAAATGCAGTAATCCCTGTTCATTTTTCAATCCTAGTGATGATGCTATTGCAGGTAAACTCTTTCTTTTTATATCACTTAATATTCCCACAATGATATATTTAAATGACTCATAAGACCTCACTTCTGGAAATATATCTTTATACAGTTCACTATATGTGTCTACACACTGTACTGTCTTTTTCGCCTCTCTTGTCTTTGTCATTCTCCCTCCGCGCTTTTCAGCCTTTTATCTCCATTTTAATTCCCTCAGTCTGACGGAAGAGGGATATAGCAAAGATTGCTAAGGTTAGGACATAATGTAGGGAAAGAGTTAGGAAAAAAGCGATGCCAGCCCCCTACAGTGTAGATCTAAGAGAGAAAGCGGTAAGTGCAGTAGAAAAAGGAGAGAAGAAAAGCCATGTCTGCCGAACACTGAACATTAGTCGCAACACCTTAGACCTATGGATAAAAAAGAAGAAAGAAACAGGAAGTGTGGCCGCGAAGAGAGATTATGAGCGTGGTCCACGACCGAAAATAGATGATTTGGATAAATTCAGAGAATTTGCGGAGGAGAACGGTCATTTAACGCAAAAACAAATGGCAGAAAAATGGCCAGAGTCCGTAAGTAGAATAAGAATAAGTAAGGCTCTAAAGAAAATAGGGTTTACTAGAAAAAAAAACTTATATTTACAGGGAAATAGAAGAGGAAGCGAGAAAGGCATTTGAAGATGAAATCAAGCAATATGCGGCAGAAAAACTGATTTATATGGATCAAGCCGGTCTAGATGACACTCTAGACTACCCCTATGGGTACTGTCATAAATCAGAGAGATTAAAGGCAAGCAAATTAGGACATAGAACCAAGAGAGTCAGCATAATAAGTTGTTGGTGGAATGGAACAACAATAGCTCCAATGATATTTGAAGGATACTGTAACGCTCAAGTAGTATGCACGTGGATAGAAGAAATGTTATTACCAGAGTTAATACCAGGTCAGATACTAATCATGGATAATGCAAGCTTTCATCCGAAAGAAAGAATAAAGGCATTGGTAGCAAAAGCTGGGTGTGAGGTTATATTTTTACCACCATATTCACCAGACTTGAACAAAATTGAGAAGTTCTGGGCGAGACTAAAACGTTATGTTTACCAACTTGTTAGTAATGGAGAATCGCTGATTTCTGCATTGGATATAGCGTTGAGAGAAGTATCCTAACTATCTCGTCCTTTGCTATACCCCTCTTCCGTCAGACTGAGGGAATTAAAATGGAGATAAAAGGCTGAAAAGCGCGGAGGGAGAATGACAAAGACAAGAGAGGCGAAAAAGACAGTACAGTGTGTAGACACATATAGTGAACTGTATAAAGATATATTTCCAGAAGTGAGGTCTTATGAGTCATTTAAATATATCATTGTGGGAATATTAAGTGATATAAAAAGAAAGAGTTTACCTGCAATAGCATCATCACTAGGATTGAAAAATGAACAGGGATTACTGCATTTCATGACAGATTCTCCTTGGGAATTAAAAGAATTAGAAAAAAGAAGATTAAATATTATCTTAGAAGTTTTAGAAGGAAGAGAAATAATAGTAATAATAGATGAAACAGGAGACCCCAAAAAAGGGAAAACAACAGATTATGTAAAAAGACAATATATTGGAAATTTAGGAAAAATAGAAAGCGGTATAGTGTCAGTAAATGCCTATGGTTACTGCAATGGAGTAACGTTTCCTCTAGAATCAAAAGTATTTAAACCAAAAGAAAGATTAAAAGAGGGAGATAAGTATAAAACAAAGCCGGAATTAGCAGTAGAGATAATAAAAGAACTAGAAGAAAGTGGTTTTAAAATAAAAAGAGTAGTGTCAGATAGCTTATATGGAGAAAGCCATAGCAATTTTATCAGTGCCGTAGAGGAATTAAAAATAGAATATGCAGTGGGAATCCGGAGCAATCATGGGGTCTGGCTTCCAAAGGAAGCTAAAGTAAGGGCAAATAAGTGGAGGAGGTTTGAACATATAAGATGGGATGGAAAACAGGAAGATAGGTATATCAGAGAAATAGTTTATGGCAAAAAAAACGCAATAAGATATTGGGAAATTAAAACAGAAACAGAAAAAGAGGAGGAAAAAGCAGGATGGTTTGTAATGACTCGAATACCAGATATTAAATATAAAGAAGTTGTCAGAATATATGGGGTAAGGTCATGGATAGAATATGGATTTAAGCAATGCAAAAGTGAATTAGGATGGGCAGATTTTAGGGTAACTCATTATGAGCAAATTCAAAAATGGTGGGAATTAGTGATGTGTGCATATTGTATGATTTGTTTTTATGATGAGAATTTTAATCCGACTCTAAATTCAACGTCAAAGTATCATCAAAAGCATGAAAAATGGGATAAAGAAGAAGGGTGGAAAAAATGGCTAAACAACCTACGATTAGTGATCTCTGTATTTAATGCAATAAATCTTATCAAAAAGTGGTTAAAAGTATTTCCATTTGCCCATGTTTTGGATGAGTTAACTAAACTTTACAACAAGGTTGATAAGCTAGATCGATTAAAGTATTTGCTAAATTCATGGAATACATTCTATTCTTCTTCTGCCTAGATTGATGAAAGAGGGATACATTTAGCCATGAGGAACTTCACTAAAAAATGGCAACGCCTTATCCGAGATTGGCGAGCTGCTGCTTTCCATTTTGCTATTCTTTTTCCTGAACGCTTTTCTCTTTAATTTTCCTCTTTACGCAAAATTTAGATCACTCTCTAGCTTAGCGTCTCATAATTATCCTAATCAGCTATAATTTTGCCGAATCGCTTTCCCATTTAATGCGACCATGAAGATGGGGTGTTTCATGGCGATGAATCATCAAGCATTGCTTTCACTTCCTCTAAAGAATAGATCGACTCGCCTTCCTGCTCCTTTTTGGCTTGTCTTAAATCTTCTAAATCCTCCAAATCTTCCAACAGCGATTGAATCTGTGTAAACTCTTCATAGGGAAGTACAACAAACTCATTTTTTCCATTTTTAGCAATAAAATTAGGATGTAAATCTAGCATAAATTTTCTACTGATAAGCGTTTTGTCTGTGTTTAATTCAATAAATTAGAATTGCATCTTCTTCGATTTCAAACAGGATGCGACAATTGCCAACCCGCAAACGATATTCCGGCGTAAAGTTTGTCAGTTTTTTGACATCTCCCTGAAGATTATCAGTTAACGCTTCAATTTTAGCCAAAATTCTTTGATTGTCAGCGGGCTGTAATTTTTTTAGAGTTTTTATCGCTTTTGGCTTAAATCTAATCTTATATTTCACTGTTAAGGGTAGATAAATTCAGAAGGTGAGCCATAAAAGGCCCACCCTAATTTTACGGTTTACTTAGCGCCCACTGGCATCCCCAAAAGATCTTCAATCTTGGGCATTTGCTCCAGGGGAATGACCCGGCCAAAGTCCTCAAAATTATCAATCTCATTGAAGTTGAGGTAACGGTAAAGTTCACCTTCAAACGGGGCAACTTTTTCCGCCACGATCGCCAGGTATTCTTCCACTGTGGGAATTTTACCTAGGAGAGCACAAACGGCGGCCAACTCAGCGGAACCGAGATAAACCTGGGCACCTTTACCCATGCGGTTATTGAAATTACGGGTAGAGGTGGAAAAGACCGTTACTCCATCTTCCACCCGGGCTTGGTTACCCATGCAAAGGGAACAACCGGGCATTTCTGTCCTGGCTCCGGCCGCTGCAAAAATGCCGTATATACCCTCATCCCGCAACTGTTGCTCATCCATGCGGGTGGGGGGACAAATCCAAAGCCGCCCCTTCACCGTTCCGGCCCCTTCGAGGATTTTGGCCGCCGCACGGTAATGGCCAATATTAGTCATACAAGAACCAATAAACACCTCATGGATGACATCTCCAGAACATTCCGACATCAGCTTGACGTTATCGGGATCATTGGGGGCCGCCACAATGGGTTCCTTGATTTCATTGAGGTTAACTTCGATCACATCGGCGTATTCCGCATCGGCATCGGCGGACATCAAGCTGGGATTAGCCAACCACTCCTCCATCTTGGCAATGCGTCGTAATAGGGTACGGGCATCCTGATAACCCCGGGCAATCATATTTTTCATCAGCACCACATTGGAGCGCAGATATTCCGCTACGGTTTCTTCGCTCAGCTTAATGGTGGAGCCGGAACAGGAACGCTCAGCGGTGGCATCGGTCAACTCAAACGCTTGTTCAACTTTCAGATCCGGTAATCCTTCCATTTCCATGATCCGACCGTTAAACACATTGATTTTGTCCCCTTTCCCCACGGTGAGTTTGCCCTGTTGCATAGCCACCCAAGGAATGGCGTTGACAATGTCCCGCAGGGTGACCCCCGGTTGTAGTTCCCCCGTGAATTTGACCAAAACCGATTCCGGCATATCCAACGGCATTACTCCCAAGGCTGCCGCAAACGCCACCAGACCAGAGCCAGCAGGAAAGGAAATTCCCAAGGGAAAACGGGTATGGGAATCCCCGCCCGTACCCACCGCATCAGGCAGCAACATACGATTGAGCCAGGAGTGAATAATGCCATCCCCTGGTTTGAGGGCCACGCCCCCCCTGGTGGAGAAAAAGTCTGGCAGATCTTTATGGGTTTTAATATCCACGGGTTTAGGATAGGCGGCGGTATGACAGAAGGTTTGTAGAGTCAAATCTGCATTAAAACCAAGGCAAGCTAGTTCCTTCAACTCATCCCTGGTCATGGGGCCAGTGGTGTCTTGGGAACCCACGGTGGTCATAATCGGCTCACAGGAAGTGCCGGGACGAATACCGTCTACGCCGCAGGCCTTACCCACCATTTTTTGGGCGAGGGTGAACCCTTTGCCGGTGTCAGCAGGGGCAGTGGGACGCACAAAGAGCGTGGAGGGGGATAATCCTAGGGCTTCCCTGGTTTTATCAGTTAAAGCACGACCAATTAAGAGGGGAATACGGCCACCGGCCCGCACTTCATCCAAGATGGTTTCCGGTTTGAGTTGAAAAGTACTGAGGGTTTCTCCAGCCTCGTTGGTGATTTTGCCTTCCTGGGGGTAAATGGTGATCACATCCCCGGTGTTGAGTAGGTTAACGTCGCACTCAATGGGTAATGCACCGGAATCTTCGGCAGTGTTGAAAAAGATGGGGGCAATTTTTCCTCCCAGAATATAGCCGCCGGCCCGTTTATTGGGCACAAAGGGAATGTCGTCGCCAATATGCCAGAGCACCGAGTTAATGGCGGATTTACGGGAAGAGCCAGTACCCACCACGTCGCCCACATAGGCCACAGGATGGCCCTTCTGCTTGAGTTCGGCAATGGTTTGCAGACCGTCGGGCATTTTTGATTCCAGCATGGCCAGGGCATGGAGGGGAATGTCCGGGCGGGTAGTGGCGTGGGGAGCGGGGGAAAGATCGTCGGTATTGGTCTCACCGGGAACCTTAAAAACAGTAACGGTAATACTTTCGGCAACTTCTGGTTTATTAATGAACCAAGCCCCTTCGGCCCAAGCGTCAATCACCTGTTTGGCGTAGGCGTTGGTGTCGCTCAAATGGAGCACATCGTTAAACGCATCAAAGACTAGCAGGGTTTTGCTCAGGGCTGTGGCGGCCGCACTGGCTATACTAGTATCTTTCGATTTGAGCAGTTCGATTAGGGATTGAACGTTATACCCGCCGATCATGGTTCCTAATAAGTCCACCGCCCCTTGGCTACTAATCAAGGGACAGGTTACTTCGCCTTTGGCGATCGCCGTGAGGAATCCCGCTTTAACGTAGGCGGCCTCATCTACCCCAGGGGGAACCCGGTCCTGGAGTAACATTAACAATTCTTCTTTTTCCGCTTCGGGGGGATTTTTCAGCAGTTCACAGAGTTCTGTGGTTTGCTCGGCGGTGAGGGGCAGGGGGGGGATGCCTAACTTTTGGCGATCGGTAGCGTGGCGACGGTAGTCTTGCAACATAGGACGGTTCTCTTTCCGGCAATATTAGTTCATGGTCGACGGTGAATATTCTATTTTATGCAGGGGAACGGGATAAGTTACCGACAAACGGTTTGGGGCATGGCGGCAGAAGGACGATGATGTTTGGCGAGATGGCGGGGAATTGCTTAGCATTGTTGGACAAGTGCCAATTTTTCCTGGGTTTAATCTTCTCTCTGGTTAAACTCCGCCAATAAACCAGGAACCAAATGGCAACCAGCAAATTTCAAGCTTAATTTTTGGCTTTTTGGACAATTGTGTAATGTGGCAATCTCTGCAAAATCAACTGTATTTCCTCCAGCAATGGGCCGATCGCCTGGTGGTGGAACAACTGGGGCAACTAACTCCCCTTAGTTTACTTATCATCCTGCTAGCGGGACTGGTCACTAGTTTGACCCCCTGTTTACTTTCCCTTTTACCTTTAACCATTGCCTACATTGGTGGTACCGCCGACGGCGATCACCTGCAATCATTCAAACAATCCCTCTGGTTTGCTCTGGGGTTGGCCATTACCTTGGCTAGCTTGGGGCTGGGGGCGGCGGCCTTGGGTAAAATCTATGGACAAATTGGCCTTGGGTTACCCATTTTGGTGAGCGTAGTGGCCATTTTAATGGGATTAAACCTGTTGGAACTATTACCCCTGCGGTTTCCTAGTTTGGGGACAACGGATTGGATTAAAGACGATTTTCCCCCGGCATTGAGGGCCCTATTGGCAGGGCTAACCTTTGGGCTAATCGCCTCCCCCTGTAGTACTCCCGTGTTGGCCAGCCTGCTAGCTTGGGTGGCTAGTCGCCAAGATCTATTACTGGGCAGTGGTCTTTTGTTGGCCTATACCGTCGGTTACGTCACCCCCCTCATTTTGGTTGGCCTGTTTGCTGGCAGTTTAAAACGGTTGTTGCAACTGCGCCAATGGTCTGGCTGGCTCAATCCCATTAGTGGCACAATTTTGCTCAGTTTTGGGGTCATTACCCTCCTCTCCCGTCTCCCCCTGGGACAGTGGTTGTCATAGAGTCCTCCCCCGCACCCTAACCAATGCCAGGTTAATTTCTGTGTTAAAATATTTATGGTAGTTTTAACTATAAATATTCTAGGAGTCCCAAAATAGTGTTTACCGCCGTTGCCCCACCCCAAGAAACCCAGCCCCGTGACCTCGTGGGGGCTATTCAACAGTTGAAAAAAGAGTTGAATGCGGTAATTTTGGCCCACTACTACCAAGAAGCGGCCATCCAAGACATTGCTGATTACTTGGGGGATTCCCTGGGGCTATCCCAACAGGCGGCCAGCACCGATGCCGATGTGATTGTTTTTGCTGGGGTACATTTCATGGCGGAAACGGCCAAAATTCTCAATCCCCATAAGTTGGTACTTTTGCCGGATTTAGAAGCGGGCTGTTCCTTGGCGGACAGTTGCCCTCCCCAGGAATTTGCCGAGTTTAAACAACGCCACCCTGACCATTTGGTGATTAGCTATATCAATTGCACAGCGGAAATTAAAGCCCTGAGTGACATTATCTGCACCAGCTCCAATGCGGTGAAAATTGTTCAACAATTACCCCAGGATCAAAAAATAATTTTTGCCCCCGATCGCAATTTAGGTCGTTATGTGATGGAGCAAACCGGGCGAGAAATGGTGTTGTGGCAGGGTAGTTGCATTGTCCATGAAACTTTTTCGGAACGGCGTTTGCTGGAGCTGAAAGCCAAATATCCCCAGGCAGAAATTATTGCCCATCCCGAATGCGAAGAAGCTATCTTGCGCCATGGGGACTTTATTGGCTCCACCACTGCGTTACTCAATTATTCCCACCAGTCCCAAGGTAAGGAATTTATTGTCGGTACGGAGCCTGGCATTATTCACCAAATGGAAAAGCTTTCCCCCTCTAAGCAATTCATTCCCCTGCCCAATAACAGCAATTGCGAATGCAACGAATGTCCCTATATGCGTTTGAATACCCTAGAAAAACTCTACTGGGCTATGAAACGGCGATCGCCGGAGATTACCTTACCGGAAGCCACCATGGCGGCGGCCCTGAAACCGATCCAGAGAATGCTGGCCATGTCCTAATGGTGGCATAACCAGGCTCCGAGATGGTCAACCAGATAGGCTAGTATGGTGGTCGAGAAGCTATTGATTGTGAGGGCGATGATGACTGCCAAGTTATCCTGGGTAGGCCGAAAACTGTTCTTTCCCCTGTTCCTGAGCGGCTGGATGGTGAGTTGTAGCCCCCTCAATCCCTTTGGCTTAGCTCAGGAATATTTGGACATTGCCAAGCTAGAAGAAATTTCCAATCAGCGCACAGTTAATGTCCAGGGCATTGTGGTCAATGTGGCTCCATTTTTAGAAGGGGGCGCTTACCAAATCCAAGATAAAACTGGAAGGGTGTGGGTCAAAACCGATCGCCAGTTACCCCGCAAAGGCACAGTGCTGAGCATCCGGGGAGAAGTAGCCTTTGAACCCATTTTCATTGGCCCCGAAAAACTGGGGGAATCTTATCTGGTGGAAACCACCGCCCCGAATCCCCAAGCCACCGCTAGCAATGACGGCCCTGATACCAGTGTCCCCGCCCAGGAAACTCCCACGGCAATCGCCCCAACAGAAAGCACTACGAACCTTGCCGTTATTGAAGAAACAACCACAGAACAAGCGGAACCGGGTGGGACAACGGAAACAACCCAGGTAACCGAAGAAGTAGTGGAGGAAGTAACCACCACGGAAACCCCAGCCTCTTCTGATACGGCCGCTAACCTCATGCCTCCTGCTAATTCTAGTGGCAATACCACCACCCCCATTCCAGTGGCCAATCCGGAAGCGCCCCGCCCGATCGCCGACTCGGCCACCGCCCAGCCCCCTAGTCAGGCCAGACCAAATTTTGACGACCAGTTTCTGCCCCATAAACGCCTCCGCAAATAGGTTGAAGGAGCAAAATAAAACCCCCTTCTAGATCAAGACGCTGGGACTTTGGTAAAGCTTTCTGCCGCCGCCGTCTATTTAGCTGGTTTGGATGCCTGAGGTCGGCTTGAGGTAGGTGTATTGCAACAAACTGCGCTCGTAATTTTCCAGCAGTAGTTGGGATTCCTCCAGGCTCATACGTTTATCCTCCATGGCCTGCTCACAGTAGCGGCGCATATTCTCCAGCAAATCTTCGGGATCGTACTGCACATAGCCCAATACTTCGGCAATGGTATCCCCCCGTACTAAATGTTCAATTTGATAACCTTTAGGATTCATTTGAATATGCACCACATTGATATCACCAAATAAATTATGTAAGTTACCCATGATTTCTTGGTAGGCTCCCACCAAAAACATACCTAAATAGTAGGGCTCCACCCTGGGGGGAGCATTTTCCTGTGCTACTTCCAGTAAAGGATGAAGTTCTAGCACCGATTTAACATCCCGCAGGTCAATAAATCGGTCAATTTTGCCGTCGCTGTCACAGGTAATATCCGCTAGAATGCCACGCTGGGTGGGTTCTTCATCCAAACGATGGATGGGCATGATGGGAAAAAGTTGGTCTATCGCCCAGGAATCTGGAGCCGATTGAAACACTGACATATTGGCATAGTAAATAGAAGCTAGGTTAACTTCTAAGTTTTCTAAATCATCGGGGACATATTCCTGCTGACGACAAATTTGTAAGATTTTATGGCAACAGGCCCAATAAATTTCCTCTGCCTTAGCCCTTTCTTTCAGCCCTAAATAACCAAAATTAAATAAACTAATGGCTTCCGTTTTAAACTGTTCCACGTCATGGTACGCCTCTTGGTAATTATCCACCGTAATGGTTTCCCAGGTTTCCATCAAATTACGCAAAATGGCATGGTCTTTGGCCTTCACCTTGGGCAAAGGGGGATTAATATCGTTAGTGGCCACAATGTCGAAAATGAGCACCGACTGATGGCTGGCGATCGCCCGGCCACTTTCACTAATCAGCACCGGACAGGAAACTTCAGCGGCCACACAGGCATCCTGCACCGCTGAAATCACATCGTTAACGTAATTCTGGATGTTGTAATTTTTGGAAGCATAAAAATTGGTTTTGGAGCCGTCATAATCTACCCCTAGGCCGCCCCCCACATCGAGATAGCGCATATTGCCCCCCAGCTTGGCCAACTGCACAAAAATTTGGCTGGCTTCCGTCATCGCTTCCTTAATCACAGAAATGGAAGAAATCTGGGAACCGATGTGGAAATGGAGCAATTGCAGACTATCTAGCATATCCGCCTGCCGCAGTTGGCCGATCGCCGTTAGCATCTCCGGGATGGTCAAACCAAACTTAGCTCGATCGCCGGTGGAAATGCCCCAACGGCCCATGCCCTGGGTACTAAGCTTGGCCCTCACCCCTAAAATTGGTTTAATACCCAGATTGCGGGAAATTTCTATGGCTAAAGCCACTTCTGCCACCTGCTCCACCACAATAATGGGTCGATGGCCCAGACGACGGGCTAACAATGCGGTTTCAATATATTCTCGATCCTTGTAACCATTACAAATTAGTAAAGGCTGATTTTGCTGATCCGGCTCTGGATTTTCCTGGGGCTGGAGCATGGCCAGGGCAATCATCAATTCCGGTTTAGAACCGGCTTCCAAGCCAAAATTGTAGGGAGTGCCATAGCGCACCAGGGATTCCACAATATGGCGATGCTGGTTGCATTTAAT is a window of Synechocystis sp. PCC 7338 DNA encoding:
- the speA gene encoding biosynthetic arginine decarboxylase produces the protein MEGQSIELELNVMAMPELTDSTQAGETDAAPQAIADRRWTIDDSENLYRITGWGEPYFSINAAGHVTVSPQADHGGALDLYELVKGLRQRNIGLPLLLRFSDILADRINRLNAAFARGIARYRYPNTYRGVYPIKCNQHRHIVESLVRYGTPYNFGLEAGSKPELMIALAMLQPQENPEPDQQNQPLLICNGYKDREYIETALLARRLGHRPIIVVEQVAEVALAIEISRNLGIKPILGVRAKLSTQGMGRWGISTGDRAKFGLTIPEMLTAIGQLRQADMLDSLQLLHFHIGSQISSISVIKEAMTEASQIFVQLAKLGGNMRYLDVGGGLGVDYDGSKTNFYASKNYNIQNYVNDVISAVQDACVAAEVSCPVLISESGRAIASHQSVLIFDIVATNDINPPLPKVKAKDHAILRNLMETWETITVDNYQEAYHDVEQFKTEAISLFNFGYLGLKERAKAEEIYWACCHKILQICRQQEYVPDDLENLEVNLASIYYANMSVFQSAPDSWAIDQLFPIMPIHRLDEEPTQRGILADITCDSDGKIDRFIDLRDVKSVLELHPLLEVAQENAPPRVEPYYLGMFLVGAYQEIMGNLHNLFGDINVVHIQMNPKGYQIEHLVRGDTIAEVLGYVQYDPEDLLENMRRYCEQAMEDKRMSLEESQLLLENYERSLLQYTYLKPTSGIQTS